A window of Tripterygium wilfordii isolate XIE 37 chromosome 7, ASM1340144v1, whole genome shotgun sequence contains these coding sequences:
- the LOC120002711 gene encoding putative U-box domain-containing protein 42, whose product MSLNTGTTAITSLADSLLGSISEIIESTLCSELEQEIFAEFGCYLYRSSPAIMELQTTENTPPNAMNILQSLSESIDLAKDLVKDCQTFSDSKVKNVIAQLEMVIKQMGESLSLIPSSTFRGQEYAEVAVKSLSSEMQNAHFEVSQTKASQTKELLSHMLPAKDETNIEAAATESDLYSVNVEVSMEIPQTSNKRLIDFLKSASSSSQRSHNNTSGTVWSLPQVAQYIEPLYASFYCPLTKQIMDDPVTVESGVTYERKAITEWFKEFERLDETLCPITGQKLLSRALSTNRALKTTIEEWKERNETARIKVARAALSLASSETMVLEAIKDLQGICQRKPYNKIQIRNIGMFPSLVNLLEHKARGVRCATLELLRLLTQEDDDGKEILVKAMDISTIIKLLSSSHQAIRHASLLLLLELSRSQNLCDIIGSVAGMILMLITMKYNQRAKDDFASTKAHEILQNLEKCTDNIKHMAENGLLEPLLNHLAEGSEEMQIEMASFLGEIVLGHESKTFVAERASSALVKMIHGGNSLSRKAAFKALNQISAYHPNGKVLLEAGIVQAMAEELFTRRIYNEPMNSKNESAAILANIIESGVELENIQVRDRGHKLNSDYVVYNIVCMVRNSTPDDLNINLIRILLGLTNSPRSLNAVVSMVKETEVSYTLIELINNPYEALGAASMKLLIALAPYMGHKLVEKLCKTSGQPESLIKSPPEISRITEKQALSAKFLAKLPHQNLTLNLALLCKNTVPIVLQAINQIQRSGTRICRYAGIYLEALVGILVRFTTTLYEPQMLFLARNYNFTLVFTELLTKTSSNEVQKLSAIGLENLSLESINLSKAPPVKRKKFMKVFHLPRSLSLGSSKGRKVEMCPVHRGACSSQNTFCLVDAKAVERLLACLEHENSGVVEAALNAICTLLDDKVDLDKSITMLSRENAIQHVLNVVKEHREEGLRQKSFWVIERFLMKGGDKSASDISQNRMFSAELVTSFHHGNDTTRQMAEKILTRLNMMPNYSTTYYTL is encoded by the exons ATGTCG CTAAACACAGGAACGACTGCAATCACTAGTCTTGCTGACTCCTTGCTGGGATCAATTTCGGAGATAATAGAATCAACACTATGCAGCGAATTAGAACAGGAGATTTTTGCTGAATTTGGATGCTACCTTTACCGCTCTTCTCCGGCCATAATGGAGCTTCAGACAACTGAGAATACCCCACCAAATGCAATGAACATTCTACAGTCCCTATCCGAAAGCATTGATTTAGCCAAGGATCTCGTGAAGGATTGCCAGACGTTTTCTGATTCTAAAGTGAAGAATGTAATAGCACAGCTGGAGATGGTAATTAAACAGATGGGAGAATCCTTAAGTTTGATACCCTCATCAACATTTAGGGGCCAAGAATATGCAGAGGTCGCAGTAAAGTCTCTTTCAAGTGAGATGCAGAATGCTCACTTTGAAGTCAGCCAAACTAAAGCGTCACAGACTAAGGAGCTCCTATCACACATGTTGCCCGCTAAGGATGAAACAAATATAGAAGCAGCCGCAACAGAATCAGATCTTTACTCGGTCAATGTTGAAGTTTCCATGGAAATTCCTCAGACCTCAAATAAGCGCCTAATTGATTTTCTTAAGAGCGCAAGTTCCAGCAGCCAAAGAAGCCATAATAACACAAGTGGAACCGTCTGGTCATTGCCACAGGTGGCTCAGTACATTGAGCCTCTGTATGCGTCATTCTACTGTCCATTGACGAAGCAGATTATGGATGATCCTGTCACAGTAGAAAGTGGAGTAACATATGAAAGGAAAGCAATTACTGAGTGGTTTAAAGAGTTTGAAAGGTTAGACGAAACTCTTTGCCCAATCACAGGGCAGAAGCTGTTGAGTAGAGCCTTAAGCACCAATAGAGCTCTAAAGACCACAATAGAGGAATGGAAAGAGAGGAATGAAACAGCAAGGATCAAGGTTGCCCGTGCAGCATTGTCATTAGCTAGTTCAGAGACTATGGTGCTTGAAGCAATTAAAGATCTACAGGGAATCTGCCAAAGGAAACCATACAACAAGATACAAATACGCAATATTGGAATGTTTCCGTCCCTCGTTAACCTTCTGGAGCATAAAGCTAGAGGCGTTAGATGTGCAACGCTGGAGCTATTACGACTTTTGAcacaagaagatgatgatggaaag GAAATTCTTGTCAAGGCAATGGATATATCAACAATAATCAAGTTGCTATCGAGTAGCCATCAGGCTATAAGGCATGCATCATTGCTACTCTTGCTTGAGCTTTCCAGATCCCAAAATTTGTGTGACATAATTGGCTCAGTTGCGGGGATGATTCTGATGCTGATCACAATGAAATACAATCAGCGGGCCAAGGATGACTTCGCTTCAACAAAAGCACATGAAATCTTACAGAACCTGGAGAAATGCACAGATAACATCAAGCACATGGCAGAGAATGGTCTCTTGGAACCCCTGTTAAATCATCTTGCAGAAG GTAGTGAGGAGATGCAGATCGAAATGGCAAGCTTCCTTGGGGAAATTGTGCTTGGACATGAGAGCAAAACCTTTGTGGCTGAAAGGGCTTCCTCAGCACTTGTCAAGATGATACATGGTGGGAACTCTTTGTCAAGAAAAGCAGCATTTAAAGCTCTGAATCAAATTTCAGCTTACCACCCAAATGGAAAGGTACTATTAGAAGCTGGAATTGTACAAGCAATGGCCGAGGAGCTGTTCACTCGGAGAATTTATAATGAACCAATGAATTCAAAAAATGAATCTGCTGCAATACTTGCAAATATAATCGAGTCCGGAGTTGAGCTAGAGAACATCCAAGTACGTGATCGCGGCCACAAATTGAATTCGGACTATGTTGTGTACAATATTGTGTGCATGGTAAGGAACTCGACACCAGATGACCTTAATATCAACCTGATACGAATTCTTCTAGGCCTGACAAATTCCCCCAGATCATTGAATGCTGTTGTTTCAATGGTAAAAGAGACTGAAGTTAGCTACACCCTCATCGAACTCATCAATAATCCATATGAAGCACTCGGGGCTGCATCAATGAAGCTACTCATTGCGCTAGCACCTTACATGGGTCACAAATTAGTTGAGAAATTATGCAAAACCAGTGGCCAACCTGAGAGCCTAATAAAGAGCCCCCCTGAAATAAGCAGAATAACAGAGAAGCAGGCACTTTCAGCAAAGTTTTTGGCAAAACTTCCTCACCAGAATCTTACACTTAATTTAGCACTTCTCTGCAAGAACACAGTCCCAATAGTCCTGCAAGCAATCAACCAAATTCAAAGAAGTGGAACAAGAATATGCAGGTATGCAGGCATCTACTTAGAAGCTCTCGTGGGGATTCTAGTAAGATTCACAACCACACTTTATGAACCCCAAATGTTGTTTCTAGCAAGAAACTACAACTTCACATTGGTTTTCACAGAGTTACTGACAAAAACTTCGAGTAATGAAGTCCAGAAGTTGTCAGCAATTGGGTTGGAGAATCTGTCCTTAGAATCCATAAACCTATCAAAAGCACCACCAGTTAAAAGGAAAAAGTTCATGAAAGTTTTTCACTTGCCCAGATCTCTATCCCTTGGTTCATCAAAGGGAAGAAAGGTAGAAATGTGTCCGGTTCATAGAGGGGCTTGCTCTTCACAAAATACTTTCTGCTTGGTTGATGCAAAGGCAGTTGAGAGGCTGTTGGCTTGTTTGGAGCATGAGAATTCAGGGGTTGTGGAAGCTGCACTGAATGCTATATGTACTTTGTTGGATGACAAAGTTGATTTAGACAAGAGCATAACCATGTTGAGTAGAGAGAATGCTATACAACATGTGCTGAATGTGGTCAAGGAGCACAGGGAAGAGGGCCTGCGGCAGAAGTCCTTTTGGGTGATAGAGAGATTCTTGATGAAAGGGGGAGATAAGTCAGCTTCAGATATATCACAAAATAGGATGTTTTCTGCTGAATTGGTCACTTCATTTCATCATGGGAATGATACAACAAGGCAGATGGCTGAGAAAATCTTGACACGCCTGAACATGATGCCCAATTACTCTACTACCTACTATACTTTGTAA